From Spirochaetales bacterium, one genomic window encodes:
- a CDS encoding carbohydrate kinase family protein codes for MDYEKDLEIVAAGHTCLDLIPAFNIDHSVDKLTDVLVPGKMINMGECVVVGGGPVTNAGVSIRRLGVKTELIGKIGNDDFGKQILRWYEEHEGHFEGIKVVEGESTSYTIAICIPGIDRFYLHHCGANDTFGYDDMNFDLVKRTKLMLFGYPPWMAKLYRNNGAELTKILKKTKELGTTTALDLSLPDVNSPAGQVDWSSILKDWVPLSDIMVPSAEELFYFLYKHQFLEKKNRLGPKESVLDHMTVDEITRMGDDLIAMGSAIAMVKCGHRGLYIRTGESRRLKELGAAGGSNIENWANRELWFPVYEEEKFVGALGSGDSAIAGFLSAFVWEHSIESCLRYANAAGSMNVTVPDGLTWNKGFDDLTKRIKAGWKTKELKINEQGWKYEKGFWVGPRNSGKWES; via the coding sequence ATGGATTATGAGAAAGATCTCGAGATTGTTGCGGCGGGTCATACATGCCTCGATCTGATACCTGCTTTTAACATCGATCACAGCGTCGACAAACTGACGGACGTGCTGGTTCCCGGCAAAATGATCAATATGGGAGAATGTGTGGTTGTCGGCGGAGGCCCCGTCACCAACGCCGGCGTATCGATACGGCGTCTCGGCGTCAAGACCGAATTAATCGGAAAGATCGGAAACGATGACTTCGGGAAACAGATTCTTCGGTGGTATGAAGAGCACGAAGGCCATTTCGAAGGGATTAAAGTGGTTGAAGGAGAATCAACCTCGTATACGATCGCGATCTGTATACCGGGAATCGACCGTTTTTACCTGCATCATTGCGGTGCAAACGATACCTTCGGGTATGACGATATGAATTTCGACCTCGTCAAGCGGACAAAGCTTATGCTTTTCGGCTATCCGCCATGGATGGCGAAACTGTACAGGAACAATGGCGCAGAGTTAACAAAGATACTCAAAAAAACAAAGGAATTGGGAACGACGACCGCCCTCGATCTTTCTCTTCCCGATGTCAACAGCCCCGCGGGCCAGGTCGACTGGTCCTCCATTTTGAAAGACTGGGTACCATTGTCCGACATCATGGTACCGAGTGCCGAGGAACTTTTTTATTTTCTTTATAAACATCAGTTTCTCGAAAAGAAAAACCGTCTTGGACCGAAGGAAAGCGTTCTCGATCACATGACAGTCGACGAGATAACGAGGATGGGTGACGACCTGATCGCAATGGGCTCCGCCATCGCGATGGTAAAATGCGGACACCGTGGACTTTACATACGAACGGGAGAAAGCAGACGGCTCAAAGAACTGGGCGCGGCCGGAGGTTCGAATATCGAAAACTGGGCAAACAGGGAACTCTGGTTCCCGGTCTACGAAGAAGAAAAATTCGTGGGTGCACTCGGTTCGGGCGATTCCGCTATTGCCGGATTCCTCTCGGCCTTTGTATGGGAACATTCGATCGAATCGTGCCTCAGGTACGCAAATGCTGCAGGCAGCATGAACGTCACCGTTCCCGACGGATTGACATGGAACAAGGGATTCGATGATCTGACAAAACGGATCAAGGCAGGATGGAAAACCAAGGAATTGAAGATAAACGAACAAGGCTGGAAGTACGAGAAGGGATTCTGGGTCGGACCGCGTAACAGCGGCAAATGGGAATCCTAA